The genome window ATAGTCATTAATTGTCGCTGAAAATTAAGTGACTAACAATCTGCAGTTTATGCTACTATCAATTCACTTCTTTGTTGTGACACACAGCTGTCAAATCTCTGTCTGTCAGTGATAAATTCAACTGTCAAATGCACAGAACATTTTTACAGGAATATATCCACTAAAACagttatttttaatgtttaatttctatCTGAAATCCACTCGGTAGCCCTGTAGGTAAAATATGAACAAGAAATCCTTTGAAGAGGCACCGCATATCCAAacatatgaaaaatcaacaggaGATAACTGTTATACTTGtttatgatataaaaacactGAAGATGAAGGAAATTTGAGTGATCTCCCTGAAGTAGAGAATCAAAGTCACCAACACATTCACATGTATAGCATTGAATTGTTTGGTAAAAAGTTACCCTTGTTGctgaattatttaatttttttcaaatattttttttggtgTGATCTAAGCATTAGCACACAAAAACATTTTGGTATTTAGTAAGCAATACAGGTTATTGTTACTCTCCACCTGTGCATCAttattataaatagaacactgTCTAGAATATCACAATAACTTTCAAAGTCATTTTAAATTAATGATTATTTCAGGGTTTGCATCTATGCCGCCCCTATATccttttaaaaatagaaaatgaaaaggaCTCCACTTTTTTGCTGAAACTCCATTACAATTATATTAGAAGACCCCATTTGTAGAATGCCCAGtgcatatcaaaataatatatcataGCTTTATAATGATGTATTGGATATCTTAGCATTCAGGCTTAAAGTTGATAAGATATAGAGAaaacatggttagtatcttacaatataactaaaatttattttcatgtgaGACTTAGAAAAGACGAGACGACGAAAATTTAATcatatgttatttttaaaatctttacATAGAGGTTAGAACTTTGAATGGTGGGCTTCtatgttatatttttctatCTTCATTTTGATCATAAGTGAAACTTTATTGCTATGGCTATTGTGATCGAATTCCAgtgcattttatttatttgcttGTACCTaagttaacagacatatttaggTAATCAATCTTATAATAACAGTATAGTATGCCTAAATCATTGGCATAACTCTTAGCTGCAACTTTCACTGTAAACTGTGGTAATTTTCATAACCTCGCTTTAGAAAGAAAACAGTGGgtttttttatcttataatgtttacaattttCTTTGTCCATACATATAgtaagggaggcaactcctcCTAAACGTGCCATGTAACGTTCATAtatattacctcccctgatgcATAGAACTTACTCTAGAGTAAACTGATAGTTTCCCTTAGTTCTGTAACTCCCCACTATGATTTGAAATATTGTCCTAGTGACTTCAGTGTGTGTATAGTTATAATGCTTATGACATTATCATCCTCAGAGATATGGGGCCATTATATACATAGTTCTGTGGCTTAAATATAATTCATTCATTCTCCATCAACCACTGGCTATCCACCTCTGAGCCTGGAGTCTACAAGGTAAATAGTCAGGTATTTCCTAAGGCTCTTAGTTTTTTCTATAAACAAGTACTAAGAATTTCCTTGACCTCTAAAACCTGACATCTTTATCAAAGGACATACAGCAAAATCAAGTTAATTAACCCAAAACAAATGTATGAGAAGTCTTTTCAAATGATAATGACATTCAAAGGGGGaatcaaaatttatcaacaCACAGGAAAACAGACTGCTTCAACTTGTAAAGATAagtgagttgtctcccctgaagCATACTAGAGCTGTTTTACGTTGATTGGTTAACTCGTAGGACCTAACCCTAGTAGTTAGTTTATGGAATAATAATGAACCTGGGGATGTTTTTAGACAAGTGTTGACAACAATTGTCTGTATCAAATACTTGTAGGTGCTTTTAGAATTTACTCTTTAACAAAAACCAGTCATTTTACATACAGTCAAATGTACAGTACGTATACGCTTCAGCACGATTGTCTGTATAGTGATAGACAGTGATGGAAATCGGAACAATCAAATAGAATCAACCaataatcaatattcaattaaaGTTGGATTATATTACAAAATGAGTAATTAATCTTTATCATTTGACTTTCAATCATCTTTTctattatcatcatatcattataACCTGTTTAAACAACCCGTAGATAGCTTTAGTCATGTCTAAATTTTGTTCAGCTACCTGCCCTTATTTGCATGATAATATTTATAAACCTGAAAAAATGCCAAACTCTGAATTTACTTGATGGTCATATATCTTTACTGGTACTTCCATTATGAACTATTTGAATGGCAAATTCAAAAGGAGACTCGTAAATCTAGAAATAAATTTTTCCGATTTCTCAATCGACTATTGCTGATATTTTTAATCGATAAATTATCAATTGTAACTGAACATCGTCCCACCACTTCTGACAGGCCCAACCCTAATGTTTTCTACTTCACTGTTCTGTATATGTTTCCTATTCGGATAAAGCTTTAGTGAAAAACGTCTGACCTGAGGTCAATTTCAGCCATTTTCCTGTGCCCATTTCATCAGTGTTCCTTAACTCAAAAGATTTCCTTTTCATAAAATTTAccataggaaagcattgcaGAAGTTAAAGAAAGTTCCTTTAGTTGTTAAGAAAATTTCCTTTGGTAATGATTTCCTATAAAGATGTTAGGGAATTCCTTAAACTTAAGGAATGTTACTTATGAAACTGGGCCAAGATTTTATAATTAAGCTTCGCACTCCTAACCCACAGATTGATTGGTAGAAGAATTCTCCCTGCCTTAATTACCACCTGGCAACCCATTATAGAAAGCCTTTATAAGGATAAGAGAATTCTGCAATAAAAATTCATATCTTATGATTCTTTTACAGCAGCATTTTCCTACCAATTATGATACCAACctctaatattttataaatcatttcattctgtattatatttacatgttctTTGATTCATAaacagttaaacctgtctataaagaccacccaaaggacaAATAATAATGGTCTATAGAAAGGGAATATTGTGTAGTCTTATCCAGTAGGTGATGACCCTGGTGGCTGTCGATGGGTCgctaaataaaaacaaacataatcaagcaggtgatctttatacagaggtgttggctaaggcaggtttgactgtatgagTAAACTGTAAGAGACTACAAGGAGcataaatatcaaatgaaagCATAATCTACCGTGTAATTTAGTATTTTGTAGACAGCTAGACACTACACGACTAGACTTACTGGGATGGCGTATTTTCCGTAGGATTTCATGATGAATTTCCGTTTTTCTGGATTATCTGAGTAGAGTTTGTCAGGCTGAGCTAGAGCTATCAACATATCTCTCTTTAGCTTCATACCAAGTTGTGAGTTCAAGTCTCTTTCGTGGGTCTGCAATAAATACAAAGAGAACcattattgtatataattattattatgtacGTTGCATGCCAGAACAATTGCATTCAAATCTTTTTCACTGCCTGTTCCAGGCCATTTATAGAACAATTATGGTATCtaaattacaataaacaaaattaattaattttcaccTATTTTTCAAGAACTAGGAAATCGCAAAAGTGAATCACTATTAAATTATAAGAACCACAAGTAAAGTAAAATCATTGTAGTATAGATCATGAAGTTAAATAGTCATGAATGAAGTTTTTCAGCAAAAACAATAGAACAAGAAATTAAGTCATTACAAAAAGTTGTTTGTTTAGAGTTTTATAAATCCTTACCTATTCTGTATTTTCatactacagagttatctgcccttgcgggaaggtatttattatgatgtcatgtgtttgcgagcgcaatgtcatactttttggagaaaataatGTGAATTGCACTTACAATATAATGACGTAATAATGGATACCTATCtacaagggagttaactctgtaatatgcaaagagaGAATAACAATGGCATAATGGAGTCACTGTATTTTTACAAAGCATTTCTAGTTCCCACCCAActgcataatttttttttttataatttccaaCTGGATATTGTAACAGATGTATATGAATACACTAATCACTGTTGCTGTTTAGCTCCTTTTATCGTTAACAAGGCATTTTTATACTCATTACTATCAATGTATCTCTTTTCACAAGGCATTTTTTTATACATCCTTCCATATATACAACCGTTTTCATTACTATCAATGCATTTTTTCACAACATTCTGGGGTCTTTTTATCAATTCAAAACCTTCTAAGACCATCAAATGTTTTCAGACGTTTTTGAAGAAGGCCTCTGAGCTAACCATGAAAAACTACATGATCTGTTAAGAGAATTAAAACCATAAAACCTTACCGCTAAGATGTAGTGATCAAGTCCCATGAGTGTTGTGATTTGGTTCATCACTCGGATTGTCGTCGGGATTTTAAACCACTGATCAAGAATCTCACTGTGAAGATATTCTACTTTTACTTGAGGGGCATACACCTTAGGTATTCTGTAACATCAAATACATTAAGTCTGTAAAGTACATAGTGTAAAAACAGTAGCATATCTCATAATGTATACAACCAAGTTCACATCTGGCTGTAACAATGAAGTTCAAATCTTGGCCTCTCTCTCCCTCTTCCATAAATCAGGTACAAAGTTAGACAAACAAGAGTATTTTCAAACAGGTCAAATTATaggtaacatttttttttatacatatcacACAGCCTCATctataagtaaataaaaatccAACTAGAAAGATCAAGTGACACAGTAAGATTAGATTTTTACAATGTGTTTTAAAGTGGTTAACaggtcctgacatattaccaaaTCCCCTCCAAATCTCGGTCAGATGTTTGACTCTCATATGACAGTATATGACCAGTATATTCTCTACCTAGAGAGACCTGTATATTCTCTACCAATGGAGACCAATAAACTCTCTACCAGTGGAGAGCAGTATACTCTCTACCAATGGAGACCAGTATATTCTCTACCAGTGGAGACCAGTATATTCTCTACCAGTGGAGACCAGTATACTCTCTACCAGTGGAGACCAGTATACTCTCTACCAATGGAGACCAGTATATTCTCTACCAGTGGAGACCAGTATACTCTCTACCAATGGAGACCAGTATATTCTCTACCAATGGAGACCAGTATACTCTCTACCAATGGAGACCAGTATAGTCTCTACCTATGAAGACCAGTATAGTCTCTACCTATGTAGACCAGTATACTCTCTACCAACGGAGACCAGTATAGTCTCTACCTATGTAGACCAGTATACTCTCTACCAACGGAGACCAGTATGTTCTCTACCAATTGAGACCAATATACTCTCTACCAATGGAGACCAGTATACTCTCTACCAGTGGAGACCAGTATACTCTCTACAAATGGAGACCAGTATATTCTCTACCAGTGGAGACCAGTATACTCTCTACCAACCAGTATATTCTCTACCTAAAGAGACCAGTATATTCTCTACCTATAGAGACCATTATACTCTCTACCAATGGAGACCAGTGTATTCTCTACGAATGGAGACCAGTATATTCTCTACCAATGTAGACCAGTATATTCTCTACCAATGAAGACCAGTGTATTCTCTAATAATGATGACAGTATATTATCTACAATGGAGACCAGTACATTCTCTACCAATGGAAACCAATATACTCTCTACCAGTGGAGACCAATATATTCTCTACCAATGGAGACCAGTATACTCTCTACCAGTGGAGACCAGTATACTCTCTACAAATGGAGACCAGTACATTCTCTACCAGTGGAGACCAGTATACTCTCTACCAATGGAGACCAGTATATTCTCTACCAATGGAGACCAGTAGACTCTCTACCAATGGAGACCAGTATATTCTCTACCAATGGAGACCAGTATACTCTCTACCAATGGAGACCAGTATATTTTCTACCAGTGGAGACCAGTATATTCTCTACCAATGGAGACCAGTATACTCTCTAGAAATGGAGACCAGTATATTCTCTACCAGTGGAGACCAGTATACTCTCTACAAATGGAGACCAGTATATTCTCTACCAATGGAGACCAGTATACTCTCTACCAATGGAGACCAGTATACTCTCTACCAATGGAGACCAGTATATTCTCTACCAGTGGAGACCAGTATATTCTCTACCAGTGGAGACCAGTATACTCTCTACCAATTGAGACCAGTATACTCTACCAATGGAGACCAGTATACTCTCTA of Argopecten irradians isolate NY chromosome 7, Ai_NY, whole genome shotgun sequence contains these proteins:
- the LOC138327680 gene encoding large ribosomal subunit protein bL28m-like, with the protein product MGLFGGEGYIRGFRRKSKYKPRIPKVYAPQVKVEYLHSEILDQWFKIPTTIRVMNQITTLMGLDHYILATHERDLNSQLGMKLKRDMLIALAQPDKLYSDNPEKRKFIMKSYGKYAIPLEEAEWIGLPVSQAIHKAKAGMKSEKQAQIQPLKDIYRKQYIAKLMDSDSVSDELEEQAKLYGN